A genomic region of Bernardetia sp. ABR2-2B contains the following coding sequences:
- a CDS encoding GNAT family N-acetyltransferase, with protein MSISIKKLTPTSTFDNSLIETINEFLFKHLEQYGDPKADIRKAMEYSLSEEKGKGGYIFYAIENEGENEKIVGATVINETGMKDYIPENILVYIAVDGSQRGKGIGKKIMEEALNEVNGSVALHVEPDNPAKKLYERLGFTNKYLEMRWKK; from the coding sequence ATGTCTATTTCCATAAAAAAACTTACTCCTACTTCTACTTTTGATAACTCATTAATTGAAACTATCAATGAATTTCTTTTCAAACATTTAGAGCAATATGGCGATCCAAAAGCTGACATCAGAAAGGCTATGGAATATTCACTTTCAGAAGAAAAAGGCAAAGGTGGCTATATTTTTTATGCGATAGAAAATGAAGGAGAGAATGAAAAAATTGTTGGTGCAACGGTCATCAATGAAACAGGAATGAAAGATTATATTCCAGAAAACATCTTAGTTTATATTGCCGTTGATGGTTCTCAACGAGGAAAAGGAATTGGTAAGAAAATTATGGAAGAAGCATTAAACGAGGTAAACGGTTCAGTCGCACTACACGTAGAACCAGACAATCCTGCCAAGAAACTCTATGAAAGACTCGGTTTTACAAATAAATATTTAGAAATGCGTTGGAAGAAATAG
- the efp gene encoding elongation factor P, translating into MASTSDIKNGLCIEYNNGIYIITEFLHVKPGKGPAFVRTKMRNVVTGRVLDNTFSAGHKITTVRVERRPYQYLYKDENSFHFMHRDTYEQTFVPADAVERSEFLKEGMIVEMMVHAETEEILTCDVPGYVELLVTYSEPGVKGDTATNATKPATLETGAEIQVPLFINEGDLIKINTAERSYMERIRNK; encoded by the coding sequence ATGGCAAGTACTTCAGACATTAAAAACGGTCTTTGTATTGAATACAATAATGGAATCTATATAATAACCGAGTTTTTACACGTAAAACCAGGGAAAGGACCTGCATTTGTACGTACCAAAATGAGAAATGTAGTTACAGGGCGTGTACTTGATAATACATTTTCGGCAGGACACAAAATAACGACTGTTCGTGTAGAGCGTCGTCCGTATCAATACTTGTATAAAGATGAAAATAGCTTTCATTTTATGCATAGAGATACTTACGAACAAACTTTTGTACCTGCTGATGCAGTAGAGCGTTCAGAGTTTTTAAAGGAGGGAATGATTGTAGAAATGATGGTACACGCAGAAACAGAAGAGATTTTGACATGCGACGTACCAGGGTATGTTGAGCTTTTGGTTACTTACAGCGAACCAGGAGTAAAAGGCGATACAGCCACCAATGCTACAAAACCAGCTACTTTGGAAACAGGAGCAGAAATTCAAGTTCCTTTGTTTATCAATGAAGGAGACTTAATAAAGATAAACACAGCAGAACGTTCTTATATGGAACGTATTCGCAATAAATAA
- the accB gene encoding acetyl-CoA carboxylase biotin carboxyl carrier protein, with protein sequence MKPKELQELIEFINKTGLEEVNIETDKFKVSVKRSAAHTVSAQPVQQYTQQVAPIQQPVAQQQAPTTTPQAETKKEETVQPADTGNYITVKSPMIGTFYRSANPETPPFVSVGDSIKEGETICIIEAMKLFNEIESDVSGKVVKVLVENATPVEYDQPLFLIEPN encoded by the coding sequence ATGAAACCAAAAGAACTTCAAGAACTTATCGAATTTATTAACAAAACAGGACTTGAAGAGGTAAATATAGAAACAGACAAATTTAAAGTTAGTGTAAAGAGAAGTGCAGCTCATACCGTTTCTGCACAACCTGTTCAGCAATATACACAGCAAGTTGCGCCTATTCAACAACCCGTTGCACAACAACAAGCTCCTACAACTACGCCACAAGCAGAAACTAAAAAAGAAGAAACTGTACAACCAGCAGACACAGGAAATTATATTACTGTCAAGTCTCCAATGATAGGCACTTTTTATCGTTCTGCTAATCCAGAAACTCCTCCTTTTGTAAGTGTAGGTGATTCTATCAAAGAAGGCGAAACGATTTGTATTATCGAAGCAATGAAATTATTTAATGAAATTGAATCTGATGTTTCAGGTAAAGTTGTGAAAGTTTTGGTAGAAAATGCTACTCCAGTAGAATACGACCAACCTTTATTCTTAATCGAACCGAATTAA
- a CDS encoding choice-of-anchor D domain-containing protein, with the protein MKNIHFLFLFSLLFGVFQIQTSSAQVSIADYNALVALYNSTNGNSWTNNTNWNTSQTPASNTVDNSWHGVTVVGGRVTQLNLTNNNLVGSIPTQIGDLTALQVLRLNTIAAANPNQISGTLPTQIGNLTNLIELVLSFNQITGNIPTSIGNLTNLTELDLYGNLLSGSIPTQIGTMTSLQRFIVGDNNLTGTVPSQINNLSNLTRIELQDNNLTGVIPLLNNLSNLEGLFLSSNQFTNYPNLSNSTGLNRLDVGNNNLQFAPLEATRTNPNPATFNYSPQAIYQVPQDTYNNNVGESITMDGTITGANNQYQWYKGATPIGGATSATYTIPSLVVGDAGTYTCRVTNTLVTGLTIISEDITVSVTAAPTIALGTINPTTYCAGETISVPFNTTGSFNGGNTFTAQLSNAAGNFGTPIATQTGTSPITLTIPAGATTATAYRVRVVSSNPSVNSNQSVALTINALPLDRTIVANPATIISGNTTNIEVPNSETGVSYQLQDVSNGNANVGSPVTGNGGTIQLLTQTLTTSNDFRVVATRSGCTRTFNTITVTVNAPTITLGTINPTTYCAGETISVPFNTTGSFNGGNTFTAQLSNAAGNFGTPIATQTGTSPIILTIPAGATTATAYRVRVVSSNPSVNSNQSASLTINTRPTINLSVSSNSGTEAAATSITVTATASQAVSGDQSVNLVVSGTDITTGDYTISNSTITILNGQTTGAVTFTVVDDALIEGTETAILTISSPSSCATLGVSTTQSIVITDNDFAPCAITAISAGTQTNCIGGDPINGTYEYAQDITVTYSNPPASGDLVVNGQSFSIGTSPQTVTLTGLTPDGNSVDVIAVFSADASCTFTETNAFTALDAVRITNVVVTDATCNTNSGGISLDVSGGTPPYSFLWNTGATTQNITNSVAGNYTLWVTDASGNGCTASINRNINSSTDNTDPTITAPSNVTVNTDAGLCTASGVTLGTPTGSDNCGTPTFTNDAPATFPIGVTTVTWTATDGNSNIATAIQTVTVTGAREIGVLGNAVSIIDGDVTPSLADDTDFGNTAIARTITYTIENTGIEDLDISSITSNNTTDFTVSSVPTTVTAGGTATFDVNFTATSTGTSTATITINNNDCDEAIYDFVVQGENTSSGDILLVETGINYPSIQAAIDAAVAGQTIQPTSARLYDENVVVDKNLTFTSPTAFTDYTDINIDGIKVNTGISLIIDGYMSINKVLEMEGTAQMTVNTGQNFALRSTTDETALLINGSTTNTIVGTVIMERYLPAVSDVGGTDGLGYHLFSSPFSNATVSQFGDDMGLVLTTAYNTAPEPAFVRPFPTFFHYDETNGRANTSAYYNDFISNYKVPTTPNLEVAKGYQANIATGTTIDLNGTLNNGDISLAVTNSSGNAADGYNLVGNPYPSPIDWDNVHAASIGVENALYLEIPTSQYDGRFAEYVAGTGVVNNGGKKEIASMQGFFVRTVAGGTVNMNNTVRLDTDTRFYKTTETQNTKEGLVRVALQGNNTLDETTIYFQNGATANFDGKYDAAKIHKFNSKLSTLYSYNEDAEDTEYFAINGLGSFKENQTLPLAMNILKGGDYEITLRSMKYFHSKHELYLYDSLTDSLHNLKAEGDYKFEAKKGYEIKRFVLLFKTDASQDFFENEKLMVYPNPTSNSFSYSLKTNREGTYTIRLFDATGRAIFESEQSKEGAFLEGTVDLEKHASGLYLLQVSDADKTMTVRIVKE; encoded by the coding sequence ATGAAAAATATTCACTTCCTTTTTCTCTTTTCTCTTTTGTTTGGGGTTTTCCAAATTCAAACCTCCTCTGCACAAGTCTCTATTGCAGATTATAATGCTTTAGTAGCTTTATATAACTCTACTAACGGAAATAGTTGGACAAATAACACCAATTGGAATACTTCTCAAACTCCTGCTAGTAATACAGTAGATAACTCTTGGCATGGAGTTACTGTGGTAGGAGGTAGAGTAACACAACTTAACCTTACTAATAATAACTTAGTAGGTTCTATTCCTACTCAAATTGGTGATTTGACAGCTCTACAAGTTCTGAGGCTCAATACTATTGCAGCAGCTAATCCTAATCAAATTAGTGGAACTTTGCCTACTCAAATAGGTAATTTAACTAACCTTATAGAGTTAGTGCTTAGTTTTAATCAGATTACTGGAAATATTCCTACTTCCATCGGCAACTTAACAAATTTAACAGAGTTAGACCTTTATGGCAATCTATTAAGTGGAAGTATCCCTACACAAATTGGTACTATGACTAGTCTGCAAAGATTTATTGTAGGAGATAATAATCTAACAGGGACAGTACCTTCCCAAATTAATAATCTATCTAACTTAACTAGAATAGAATTACAAGATAATAATTTGACGGGAGTAATTCCGTTATTAAATAACCTTAGTAACCTTGAAGGATTATTTTTGAGTAGTAATCAATTTACAAATTATCCTAACCTTAGCAATTCTACAGGGTTGAATAGGTTAGATGTAGGTAATAACAACCTTCAATTTGCTCCTTTAGAAGCGACTAGAACAAATCCAAATCCTGCAACTTTCAATTATTCTCCACAAGCTATATACCAAGTACCACAAGATACTTACAATAATAATGTAGGAGAAAGCATAACTATGGATGGTACTATTACAGGCGCAAATAATCAGTATCAATGGTATAAAGGAGCTACTCCAATAGGTGGAGCAACGAGTGCAACTTATACGATTCCTAGTCTTGTAGTTGGAGATGCAGGAACTTATACGTGTAGAGTAACAAATACATTAGTTACAGGACTTACAATAATAAGTGAAGATATAACTGTTAGTGTAACAGCTGCACCTACAATCGCTTTAGGAACAATAAACCCAACTACGTATTGTGCAGGAGAAACAATTAGTGTTCCTTTCAATACAACAGGAAGTTTTAATGGAGGTAATACTTTTACAGCACAATTATCAAATGCAGCAGGTAATTTTGGTACACCAATAGCTACTCAAACAGGAACAAGTCCAATTACATTGACAATTCCAGCAGGTGCAACGACAGCAACAGCTTATAGAGTTCGTGTAGTTTCTTCAAATCCAAGTGTAAATAGTAATCAATCAGTTGCACTTACGATTAATGCACTTCCATTAGATAGAACGATTGTAGCAAATCCTGCAACTATCATAAGTGGAAATACTACAAATATTGAAGTTCCAAATTCAGAAACAGGCGTAAGTTATCAATTACAAGACGTATCAAATGGAAATGCAAATGTAGGAAGTCCAGTTACAGGAAATGGAGGAACAATTCAATTACTTACTCAAACACTTACAACAAGCAATGATTTTAGAGTTGTTGCTACAAGAAGTGGTTGTACTCGTACATTTAATACTATAACTGTTACGGTAAATGCCCCAACAATTACTTTAGGAACAATAAACCCAACTACATATTGTGCAGGAGAAACAATTAGTGTTCCTTTCAATACAACAGGAAGTTTTAATGGAGGTAATACTTTTACAGCACAATTATCAAATGCAGCAGGTAATTTTGGTACACCAATAGCTACTCAAACAGGAACAAGTCCAATTATATTGACTATTCCAGCAGGTGCAACGACAGCAACAGCTTATAGAGTTCGTGTAGTTTCTTCAAATCCAAGTGTAAATAGTAATCAATCTGCCTCTCTTACTATTAATACTCGTCCTACAATCAACCTTTCTGTAAGCTCAAATTCGGGCACAGAAGCTGCTGCGACTTCCATAACAGTTACAGCAACAGCATCACAAGCTGTTTCGGGAGACCAGTCAGTAAATTTAGTTGTGAGTGGAACAGATATTACAACAGGAGATTATACAATTAGTAACTCTACAATAACTATTTTAAATGGGCAAACTACTGGAGCAGTAACTTTTACTGTGGTAGATGATGCTCTTATAGAAGGAACAGAAACGGCTATACTAACTATCTCTTCTCCCTCTTCTTGTGCTACTTTAGGAGTAAGCACAACACAAAGTATTGTAATTACAGATAATGATTTTGCGCCTTGTGCTATCACAGCGATTAGTGCAGGAACTCAAACAAATTGTATAGGAGGAGACCCAATAAATGGAACGTATGAATATGCTCAAGACATAACAGTAACTTACTCTAATCCTCCAGCAAGTGGGGATTTAGTTGTCAATGGACAGAGTTTTTCAATCGGCACAAGTCCTCAAACCGTAACCCTTACAGGACTTACACCTGACGGAAATTCAGTAGATGTTATAGCTGTGTTTTCGGCTGATGCAAGCTGTACTTTTACAGAAACGAATGCTTTTACAGCACTAGATGCAGTACGAATTACTAATGTAGTCGTAACGGATGCTACTTGTAATACTAATAGTGGTGGTATTAGTCTTGATGTTAGTGGTGGAACACCTCCTTATTCTTTTTTGTGGAATACTGGAGCAACTACGCAAAATATCACTAATAGCGTGGCAGGTAATTATACTCTTTGGGTAACAGATGCAAGTGGTAATGGTTGTACTGCCTCTATAAACAGAAACATTAATTCAAGTACAGATAACACTGACCCAACGATTACAGCACCGAGCAATGTAACAGTTAATACAGATGCAGGACTTTGTACAGCTTCTGGAGTAACTTTAGGAACTCCAACAGGAAGTGATAATTGTGGAACACCTACCTTTACCAATGATGCTCCTGCTACTTTTCCTATTGGAGTTACAACAGTAACTTGGACTGCAACTGATGGGAATAGCAACATAGCAACAGCAATTCAAACTGTTACTGTAACTGGTGCTAGAGAAATTGGTGTTTTAGGAAATGCAGTTTCTATTATTGATGGAGATGTTACACCTAGTTTGGCTGATGATACAGATTTTGGAAACACAGCTATTGCTAGAACAATAACTTACACCATCGAAAATACAGGCATAGAAGATTTAGATATTTCTTCAATCACTTCAAATAATACAACTGATTTTACAGTAAGTTCTGTGCCAACTACTGTTACAGCAGGTGGAACAGCCACTTTTGATGTTAATTTTACAGCTACTTCGACGGGAACAAGTACCGCAACCATTACAATAAATAATAACGATTGTGATGAAGCCATTTATGATTTTGTAGTACAGGGAGAAAATACTTCTTCTGGCGATATACTTTTAGTAGAAACAGGTATTAATTACCCTTCTATACAAGCAGCCATAGACGCAGCTGTAGCAGGTCAAACGATTCAACCAACATCTGCTAGACTTTATGATGAAAATGTAGTTGTTGATAAAAACCTAACGTTTACTTCTCCTACTGCTTTTACAGATTATACTGATATTAATATTGATGGTATAAAAGTAAATACAGGAATTAGTCTTATTATTGATGGCTATATGAGCATAAATAAAGTCTTAGAAATGGAAGGAACAGCACAAATGACTGTCAATACAGGACAAAATTTTGCTCTTCGTTCGACAACAGATGAAACAGCTTTACTCATAAATGGTTCTACAACCAATACCATCGTTGGAACAGTTATTATGGAACGCTATTTACCTGCTGTTTCAGACGTAGGTGGCACGGATGGTTTGGGCTATCATTTGTTTTCTTCTCCTTTTTCTAATGCTACCGTTTCACAGTTTGGAGATGATATGGGATTAGTTCTGACAACAGCTTACAACACAGCTCCAGAACCAGCTTTTGTTCGTCCTTTCCCTACCTTTTTTCATTATGATGAAACAAATGGGAGAGCTAATACAAGTGCTTATTACAATGACTTTATTTCTAACTATAAAGTTCCAACAACTCCTAATTTGGAAGTAGCAAAAGGCTATCAAGCCAATATCGCCACGGGAACAACAATTGACCTAAACGGAACACTCAATAATGGAGATATTTCTCTTGCTGTTACTAATTCTAGTGGAAACGCAGCCGATGGTTATAATTTGGTCGGTAATCCCTATCCTTCTCCGATTGATTGGGATAACGTTCATGCAGCTTCGATAGGTGTAGAAAATGCACTTTATTTAGAAATTCCAACCAGTCAATACGACGGACGTTTTGCAGAATATGTAGCAGGAACAGGTGTTGTAAATAATGGAGGTAAAAAAGAAATTGCTTCTATGCAAGGCTTTTTTGTCAGAACAGTAGCTGGAGGAACAGTTAATATGAATAATACTGTTCGTTTGGATACAGATACTCGTTTCTACAAAACTACCGAAACACAAAATACAAAAGAAGGTTTAGTACGAGTTGCATTACAAGGAAACAATACTTTGGATGAAACAACTATTTACTTTCAAAACGGAGCAACTGCTAATTTTGATGGAAAGTATGATGCAGCCAAAATTCATAAGTTCAATAGCAAATTATCTACTTTGTATTCATACAACGAAGATGCAGAGGACACTGAATATTTTGCAATCAATGGTTTGGGAAGTTTCAAAGAAAATCAAACACTACCTTTAGCCATGAATATTTTGAAAGGTGGAGACTATGAAATTACGCTTCGTTCGATGAAATATTTCCATTCAAAACACGAACTTTATTTGTATGATTCTTTGACTGATTCACTTCACAATTTGAAAGCAGAAGGTGATTATAAGTTTGAAGCTAAGAAAGGTTATGAAATCAAGCGTTTTGTTCTTTTATTCAAAACAGATGCAAGTCAAGATTTCTTTGAAAATGAAAAGTTGATGGTTTATCCTAATCCAACATCAAACAGCTTTTCATATAGTTTGAAAACAAACAGAGAGGGAACTTATACGATTCGTTTGTTTGATGCAACAGGAAGAGCAATCTTTGAATCAGAGCAATCAAAAGAAGGTGCATTCTTGGAAGGTACAGTAGACCTAGAAAAACACGCTTCTGGTTTGTATTTGCTTCAAGTTTCTGATGCTGACAAAACAATGACAGTTCGTATTGTAAAAGAATAA